One window of Thioflexithrix psekupsensis genomic DNA carries:
- the hpf gene encoding ribosome hibernation-promoting factor, HPF/YfiA family, whose translation MQLNLSGHHVEVTPALRSYVISKLEKLERHFDHVTNVHVILSIEKLRQKAEATIHVSGANLFANAEHEDMYAAIDALTDKLDRQIKKHKEKLKDHHQADGRVKTQIIES comes from the coding sequence ATGCAACTGAATCTCAGTGGACATCACGTCGAAGTGACTCCCGCCTTACGCAGTTACGTCATCAGCAAATTAGAAAAACTGGAGCGTCACTTTGACCATGTCACCAACGTGCATGTGATTCTCAGCATCGAGAAACTCAGACAAAAAGCAGAAGCCACCATTCATGTCAGCGGTGCCAACTTATTCGCCAACGCCGAACATGAAGACATGTACGCCGCCATTGATGCCCTGACGGATAAGTTGGATCGGCAAATCAAAAAGCATAAGGAGAAACTCAAAGATCACCACCAAGCTGATGGCCGGGTTAAAACTCAAATTATTGAATCTTAA
- the ptsN gene encoding PTS IIA-like nitrogen regulatory protein PtsN — translation MQIKDILTPDRMLCHVQASSKKRVFEYFSKLLATETSKLGNREILNSLLARERLGSTGLGRGVAIPHARVSHCDVTLAAFLQLDQGIDYDAIDRQPVDLLFALVVPEHCTDEHLQILAHLAEMFSDATFREQLRNGRDCGEKYKLFAEWQPSQSPMTIQHDDE, via the coding sequence ATGCAAATCAAAGACATATTGACTCCAGATCGCATGTTGTGCCACGTGCAGGCCAGCAGTAAAAAGCGCGTTTTTGAGTATTTCAGCAAACTGCTCGCCACCGAAACCTCCAAACTAGGCAATCGAGAAATTCTCAATTCCCTACTGGCACGAGAACGTTTGGGTAGCACTGGGTTAGGACGCGGCGTGGCCATTCCACACGCCAGAGTCAGCCATTGTGATGTGACACTTGCCGCATTTTTGCAGTTGGATCAAGGTATTGATTACGATGCGATTGATCGTCAACCGGTGGATTTACTGTTTGCCTTAGTCGTACCCGAACATTGTACGGATGAACATTTACAAATTCTCGCGCATTTAGCAGAAATGTTCAGTGATGCCACATTCCGCGAACAACTGCGTAATGGACGGGATTGTGGTGAAAAATACAAATTATTTGCCGAATGGCAACCCAGTCAATCCCCCATGACGATACAACATGACGACGAGTAA
- the purL gene encoding phosphoribosylformylglycinamidine synthase — translation MHYLGGSALSQFRKIKKLKDAQSILSTLQDIEATFLYLIHSENPLTSEQQARLHALLPELSLRPVRLEQGFVTLPRAGTVSPWSSKATDIVQQCGLSDVLRVERAIVWQLHALSPLFPVQLQQLAPLFYDRMTETVAFQLDTLSDLFIPAKTETIVHIPLLEQGRQALVEANQKEGLALSDIEMDYLCEQFTRLKRNPTDVELMMFAQANSEHCRHKIFNADWIIDNEAKPHRLFDMIRHTHAVNPGRVLSAYHDNAAVMTGWPTQQFYPDNKHIYQWHSETPAILMKVETHNHPTAISPYPGAATGSGGEIRDEGATGRGAKPKAGLTGYSVSHLHLPDCPRPWEQEYGKPEHVASACQIMLDAPIGASRFNNEFGRPAILGYLRSFEQTIDGQRRGYHKPIMIAGGIGNIRPQHVEKQQATAGQLLIVLGGPSMLIGLGGGAASSVAAGQSSEQLDFASVQRDNAEMQRRCQEVIDACWQLGANNPIVTVHDVGAGGLSNAIPEIIHDSHCGGTFDLSRIPTADPSLSPKALWCNESQERYVLVIDPKNLSVFDQLCERERCPYSVVGTLDNTQHLRLHDSQTGLTAIDLPLSVLFGQLPRMQRQVSSHTVARTGIDLERIDLHEALMRVLRHPSVGSKSFLITIGDRSVGGLVVRDQMVGPWQVPVADCAVTAMGFTGIHGEAMSMGERTPLAVLNAPAAGRLAIGEALTNLAAACIDELSDVVLSANWMAACGQPGEDAALYETVKAVGLELCPALGVAIPVGKDSLSMRTVWTDKAVISPVSLIVSAFARVSDMTKSLTPQLVGGDTVLLLVDLGAGRCRLGLSILAQVYNQVGNEVPDVDDPAALKAFFLTLQALNRAGDILAYHDRSDGGLWTTLCEMAFAAHVGLDVQLDGLDALPLATLLNEELGAVLEVRECDADRIQARFAEAGLVSHRIGHVNQTDTINLYFQDTLLFSLPRVNLQRAWSETSYQLQRLRDNPQCAQEEYDTILNRDDPGLSVQLTYTLTDVNSKPASGFHIALPPKMAILREQGVNGHVEMAAAFTQAGFECVDVHLSDIIAGRVSLKSFRGFAACGGFSYGDVLGAGGGWAKSILLHTRAREEFAAFFQRADTFALGVCNGCQMMAQLHELIPGAGVWPHFVRNHSEQFEARLVMVEIPDSVSVLLRNMSGSRLPVVVSHGEGRAAFMNVEGARRLLDQRLVALRYVDNFGQVTEQYPFNPNGSPFGITGVTSSDGRFTLMMPHPERTFLQQQFSWFPDSWTLRHSPWLELFRNAYRFARGE, via the coding sequence ATGCACTACCTTGGTGGCTCGGCACTGTCGCAATTTCGCAAAATTAAAAAACTTAAAGACGCGCAATCTATTCTTTCTACTTTACAAGATATTGAAGCCACATTTCTCTATCTGATTCACAGCGAAAATCCGTTGACTTCGGAACAACAAGCCCGTTTACACGCCTTGTTGCCGGAATTATCACTGCGTCCTGTGCGGCTTGAGCAGGGTTTTGTCACATTGCCTCGCGCCGGCACGGTGTCGCCGTGGTCGAGTAAGGCCACTGATATTGTGCAGCAATGTGGTTTATCCGATGTTTTACGGGTCGAACGCGCCATTGTGTGGCAACTCCACGCGCTATCCCCATTATTTCCCGTACAATTACAACAATTAGCCCCGTTATTTTATGATCGCATGACCGAAACGGTCGCGTTTCAATTAGACACATTAAGCGATCTCTTTATTCCCGCAAAAACAGAAACAATAGTGCATATTCCTTTGTTGGAACAAGGAAGACAGGCTTTAGTCGAAGCCAATCAAAAAGAAGGGCTTGCATTATCCGATATTGAAATGGATTATTTATGTGAACAATTCACGCGCCTAAAACGCAATCCTACCGATGTCGAATTAATGATGTTTGCCCAAGCCAATTCTGAGCATTGTCGTCATAAGATTTTTAATGCCGATTGGATTATTGATAACGAAGCCAAGCCGCATCGTTTATTTGACATGATTCGTCATACTCATGCTGTGAATCCCGGCCGGGTTTTATCGGCTTACCATGACAATGCGGCGGTGATGACAGGTTGGCCGACTCAACAATTTTATCCCGACAATAAGCATATTTATCAATGGCATTCGGAAACGCCCGCGATTTTGATGAAAGTGGAAACGCATAATCATCCCACAGCCATTTCTCCTTATCCGGGCGCGGCGACAGGATCGGGCGGAGAAATTCGAGACGAAGGCGCAACCGGCCGCGGTGCCAAACCCAAAGCCGGTTTAACCGGCTATTCTGTTTCTCATTTGCATTTACCCGATTGTCCGCGCCCGTGGGAACAGGAATACGGTAAACCAGAACATGTCGCCTCTGCTTGCCAAATCATGTTGGATGCGCCGATTGGTGCGAGTCGTTTTAATAATGAATTCGGCCGGCCAGCAATTCTCGGTTACTTACGCAGTTTTGAACAAACCATTGACGGACAACGCCGCGGTTATCACAAACCCATTATGATCGCGGGGGGCATTGGTAATATTCGCCCGCAACACGTGGAAAAACAACAAGCCACCGCCGGACAATTATTAATTGTGCTGGGGGGGCCGTCGATGTTAATTGGTTTGGGTGGGGGCGCGGCTTCTTCCGTCGCCGCAGGACAGAGCAGTGAACAATTGGATTTTGCTTCTGTACAACGCGACAATGCCGAAATGCAACGCCGTTGTCAGGAAGTGATCGATGCCTGTTGGCAGTTGGGCGCGAATAATCCCATTGTCACTGTACACGATGTGGGCGCGGGCGGTTTGTCTAACGCGATCCCTGAAATAATTCACGACAGCCATTGTGGGGGAACGTTCGATTTATCCCGCATTCCCACTGCCGATCCCAGTTTGTCGCCTAAAGCCTTGTGGTGCAACGAATCACAAGAACGTTATGTTTTAGTGATTGATCCCAAAAATTTATCGGTTTTTGATCAATTGTGTGAGCGGGAACGTTGTCCGTATTCGGTTGTGGGGACATTGGATAATACACAACATTTGCGTTTACACGACAGCCAAACCGGTCTCACGGCGATTGATTTGCCGTTATCTGTATTATTCGGTCAATTGCCGCGGATGCAACGTCAAGTCTCCAGTCATACAGTGGCGCGTACCGGAATTGATTTGGAACGAATTGATTTACATGAGGCTTTGATGCGGGTGTTAAGACATCCCAGTGTCGGCAGTAAAAGTTTTTTAATCACCATCGGGGATCGCAGTGTCGGCGGTTTGGTGGTGCGCGATCAAATGGTCGGCCCTTGGCAAGTGCCAGTTGCAGATTGTGCGGTGACGGCGATGGGTTTTACAGGAATACACGGTGAGGCGATGTCAATGGGAGAACGCACGCCTTTAGCGGTCTTAAATGCGCCCGCTGCCGGTCGCCTCGCCATCGGAGAAGCCTTGACTAATCTGGCGGCCGCTTGTATTGATGAGTTAAGTGATGTTGTATTATCCGCCAATTGGATGGCCGCTTGTGGTCAGCCCGGTGAAGATGCGGCTTTATACGAAACCGTTAAAGCGGTCGGTTTAGAACTGTGTCCTGCGCTGGGCGTGGCAATTCCAGTGGGGAAGGATTCTTTATCCATGCGCACGGTGTGGACAGATAAAGCTGTAATCTCTCCTGTATCACTTATTGTTTCCGCTTTTGCGCGTGTCAGTGATATGACAAAAAGTCTTACGCCGCAATTGGTCGGTGGGGATACGGTTTTATTATTGGTCGATTTGGGGGCGGGGCGTTGTCGTTTAGGGCTGTCGATTTTGGCACAAGTTTATAATCAAGTCGGCAATGAAGTGCCTGATGTCGATGATCCAGCAGCATTAAAAGCCTTTTTCTTAACCCTACAAGCCTTAAATCGCGCCGGAGATATTTTGGCGTATCATGATCGTTCCGACGGTGGATTGTGGACGACTTTGTGTGAAATGGCTTTTGCCGCGCATGTGGGTTTGGATGTTCAACTCGACGGTTTGGATGCTTTGCCTTTGGCGACGTTGCTCAATGAAGAATTGGGCGCGGTGTTGGAAGTGCGCGAATGTGATGCAGACCGTATTCAGGCACGTTTTGCCGAAGCGGGTTTAGTCTCGCATCGAATTGGCCATGTGAATCAAACGGATACGATTAATTTATATTTTCAAGATACGCTGTTATTCAGCTTGCCACGAGTGAATTTACAACGCGCTTGGAGTGAAACCAGTTATCAATTGCAGCGATTACGCGACAATCCCCAATGCGCCCAAGAAGAATACGACACCATTTTAAATCGAGATGATCCCGGTTTGTCCGTTCAATTGACTTACACATTAACCGATGTCAACAGTAAGCCAGCGAGTGGTTTTCATATCGCTTTGCCGCCGAAAATGGCGATTTTACGTGAACAAGGTGTAAATGGTCATGTCGAAATGGCTGCGGCCTTTACCCAAGCGGGATTTGAATGTGTGGATGTGCATTTGTCAGACATTATTGCCGGGCGAGTCAGTTTAAAATCGTTTCGTGGTTTTGCGGCCTGTGGTGGTTTTTCCTATGGTGATGTGTTGGGCGCGGGCGGCGGTTGGGCGAAATCGATTTTATTGCATACGCGAGCGCGAGAAGAATTTGCGGCATTTTTTCAACGTGCGGATACGTTTGCTTTGGGCGTGTGTAATGGTTGTCAGATGATGGCGCAATTACATGAATTGATACCGGGGGCAGGTGTGTGGCCGCATTTTGTACGTAATCATTCAGAACAATTTGAAGCGCGTTTGGTGATGGTAGAAATTCCTGATTCAGTGTCGGTGTTGTTGCGTAATATGTCTGGTTCACGTTTACCTGTAGTTGTGTCACACGGCGAAGGACGAGCGGCCTTTATGAATGTAGAAGGGGCGCGTCGTTTGTTGGATCAGCGTTTGGTGGCGTTGCGTTACGTGGACAATTTCGGACAAGTCACAGAACAATACCCCTTCAATCCCAACGGTTCTCCTTTCGGAATTACCGGCGTGACTTCGAGCGACGGCCGTTTTACCCTAATGATGCCCCACCCCGAACGCACTTTTTTACAACAACAATTCTCTTGGTTCCCCGACAGTTGGACATTACGTCATAGCCCATGGTTGGAATTGTTCCGTAATGCGTATCGGTTTGCGCGGGGGGAGTGA
- the prfA gene encoding peptide chain release factor 1 translates to MKPSIRQKLETLHDRIEELSALLADPSTIADQNKFRQFSQEYAELKPITDCFKRYLTALTDVDSATSMLNDPELKEMAIEEIDQAKARAEALTEELQLLLLPKDPDDRRNIFLEVRAGTGGDEAALFAGDLMRMYCRYAEQQRWTTEIISESAGEHGGYKEVILRISGQEVYSRLKFESGGHRVQRVPETEAQGRIHTSACTVAVMPEVEEIDAIDINPNDLKVDTYRASGAGGQHVNKTDSAIRITHIPSGIVVECQDERSQHKNRARAMSLLQARLLDGEREKQRSEQAATRRSLVGSGDRSERIRTYNYPQGRVTEHRINLTLHKLDEIMNGQLDQVINPLIHEHQMDLLASISGLN, encoded by the coding sequence ATGAAGCCATCCATTCGTCAAAAATTAGAAACCCTACATGATCGCATTGAAGAACTCAGTGCGCTATTAGCCGATCCATCGACCATTGCCGATCAAAATAAATTCCGTCAATTCTCGCAAGAATATGCCGAATTAAAACCCATTACGGATTGTTTTAAACGTTATTTAACTGCGCTGACGGATGTGGATTCAGCCACCTCAATGCTGAACGATCCCGAATTGAAAGAAATGGCCATAGAAGAAATTGATCAGGCCAAAGCTCGCGCCGAAGCCCTCACGGAAGAATTGCAATTATTATTATTGCCCAAAGACCCTGATGATCGACGTAATATTTTCTTAGAAGTGCGCGCTGGCACGGGCGGCGACGAAGCGGCTTTATTCGCGGGCGATTTGATGAGAATGTATTGCCGTTATGCCGAACAACAACGCTGGACAACCGAAATTATCAGCGAAAGTGCCGGCGAACACGGCGGCTATAAAGAAGTCATTTTGCGCATTAGCGGCCAAGAAGTTTACTCGCGTTTAAAATTTGAATCCGGCGGCCATCGGGTGCAACGTGTTCCAGAAACCGAAGCACAAGGACGTATTCATACGTCGGCTTGTACCGTGGCCGTGATGCCCGAAGTGGAAGAAATTGACGCAATTGACATCAATCCCAATGACTTAAAAGTCGATACCTATCGCGCATCGGGTGCGGGCGGCCAGCATGTGAATAAGACGGACTCCGCTATTCGTATAACGCATATTCCCTCTGGGATTGTGGTCGAATGTCAAGACGAACGCTCACAACACAAAAATCGCGCCCGCGCCATGTCCCTGTTACAAGCGAGACTACTCGACGGCGAACGCGAAAAACAACGCAGCGAACAAGCCGCTACCCGACGTAGTTTAGTTGGCAGCGGAGATCGCTCAGAACGGATTCGCACTTATAATTATCCCCAAGGCCGCGTGACAGAACATCGCATTAATTTAACTTTGCATAAATTAGATGAAATCATGAACGGTCAATTAGACCAAGTTATTAATCCATTAATTCATGAACATCAAATGGATTTATTAGCCAGTATCAGTGGATTAAATTAA
- the hprK gene encoding HPr(Ser) kinase/phosphatase, with the protein MQLISVVELYESCADSLTLHWVAGRTGSKRNILLRVDEKLAHVGYLNLIHPHQIQVISLYELAYLDALTRPVYQETLKQLFENDNLASVIVVDSHATDDLKEYAEKYQVPLFVSQLPGEHVINYLHTTFAGLLAQRTTLHGVFMDVLGMGVLIMGRSGTGKSELALELVSRGHRLIADDAPEFCRVSPNVINGACAMAGMNPFLEVRGLGILNVQALFGNSSIKTENQLRLIVMLEQMSEERLKSIDRLQGDYRVRRVLGVDIPEISLPVAAGRNLAVLLESAVRNHSLKEQGYNAADDFCERQQQAMQDNSTRFNTF; encoded by the coding sequence ATGCAACTTATCAGCGTGGTTGAATTATACGAAAGCTGTGCCGACAGCCTAACCCTACATTGGGTGGCCGGCCGGACGGGCAGTAAACGTAATATTTTATTGCGGGTTGATGAAAAACTCGCCCACGTCGGCTATCTCAATCTCATTCACCCCCACCAAATCCAAGTGATCAGCTTATATGAACTGGCTTATTTGGACGCACTCACGCGCCCTGTGTATCAGGAGACGTTAAAACAACTGTTTGAAAATGACAATCTAGCCTCGGTGATTGTGGTGGATAGCCATGCGACAGACGACTTAAAAGAGTATGCAGAAAAATATCAAGTTCCCCTTTTTGTCTCCCAATTACCGGGCGAACACGTTATTAATTATTTACATACCACTTTTGCAGGTCTGTTGGCACAACGCACGACATTACACGGCGTATTTATGGATGTCTTGGGTATGGGCGTGTTGATTATGGGACGCAGCGGCACGGGAAAAAGCGAATTGGCTTTAGAATTGGTCAGTCGCGGCCATCGCTTAATTGCGGATGATGCACCCGAATTCTGCCGCGTCTCGCCCAATGTTATCAATGGCGCGTGTGCGATGGCGGGCATGAATCCCTTTTTAGAAGTGCGCGGCTTGGGGATTCTAAATGTACAGGCTTTGTTCGGTAACAGTTCTATTAAAACAGAAAACCAATTGCGGTTAATCGTGATGTTAGAACAGATGAGCGAAGAGCGGTTAAAATCAATTGACCGCTTACAAGGCGATTACCGTGTGCGGCGTGTTTTGGGCGTAGATATTCCAGAGATCAGTTTACCTGTGGCCGCGGGGCGCAATTTAGCGGTGCTGTTAGAATCCGCTGTGCGCAATCACAGCTTAAAAGAACAAGGCTACAATGCCGCTGACGATTTTTGCGAACGACAACAACAAGCCATGCAAGATAACAGCACCCGCTTTAACACATTCTGA